A window of the Henckelia pumila isolate YLH828 chromosome 3, ASM3356847v2, whole genome shotgun sequence genome harbors these coding sequences:
- the LOC140890852 gene encoding sphingoid long-chain bases kinase 1, whose protein sequence is MQKNGSLAKNSSLRLTTSQSLRRLGLCSQISTAQQTSPVVFPEKRSRGRAATSGDNSVNNDHSDKAKRVEHKIDIGDEQSDLLGYEVFSGKLSLDKRGSSKNSEMQASDKNEIDAVDAKLTSKALIWGSEMLRLEDVVSLSYCVGLRHFTLHAYPLRKGSCGGLFIKSGRIRKDHRFLARNSEDALQWVNAFADQQCFVNCLPHPMASKKQSSDQLFNEFPPESYIRCKSRPKMLVILNPRSGRGRSKKVFHGLVEPIFKLAGFELEVVETTSAGHAKKLAASADFSTCPDGIICVGGDGIVNEVLNGLLSRDNQKEAISVPIGIIPAGSDNSLVWTVVGVRDPISAAIAIVKGGLTATDVFAVEWIHNGEIHFGMTVAYFGFISDVLELCDKYQKRFGPLRYFVAGFLKFLCLPKYSYEVEYLPAQRESGEFKIPADRVIDMSELYTDIMRRSSKEGLPRASSLSSIDSIMTPSRMSGGDLDATYSSSEPSEYVRAIDPKSKRLSVGRSNLAAEPEVIHPQMPHTGTPNWPRTRSKSRTDKGWAGLTIATDNTRSSWGNTVTNDREDISSTISDPGPIWDAEPRWDTEPNWDVENPIEFPRPSEDLEAIENKEMVPKAEENWVQTKGQFLGVLVCNHSCKTVQSLSSQVVAPKAEHDDNTLDLLLVRGTGRLRLLRFLLNLQRGRHITLPYVEYIKVKSVKVKPGKRTHNGCGIDGELFPVNGQAICSLLPEQCRLIGRSSRSSK, encoded by the exons ATGCAGAAGAATGGGAGTCTCGCTAAGAATAGTTCTTTGAGACTGACAACTTCACAGTCTCTTCGTCGTCTGGGGCTTTGTTCTCAAATTTCAACTGCACAACAAACATCCCCAGTTGTGTTTCCAGAAAAACGTAGTAGAGGGAGGGCTGCCACAAGTGGTGATAATAGTGTCAACAATGATCACTCTGACAAGGCTAAGAGAGTGGAACACAAGATAGATATCGGGGATGAGCAATCTGACTTACTGGGATATGAAGTGTTTTCTGGGAAACTATCATTGGACAAAAGGGGATCTAGTAAGAATTCTGAGATGCAAGCATCAGATAAAAACGAAATAGATGCAGTCGATGCTAAACTGACAAGCAAGGCATTGATTTGGGGTTCGGAAATGTTGCGTCTAGAAGATGTGGTTTCG CTATCTTACTGTGTTGGTCTTAGACATTTTACTTTGCATGCTTATCCATTAAGAAAGGGTTCGTGTGGTGGCCTTTTTATCAAAAGTGGGAGAATTCGCAAAGACCATCGCTTTTTAGCTCGTAACTCAGAGGATGCACTTCAGTGGGTTAATGCTTTTGCAGATCAGCAGTGTTTCGTGAATTGCTTGCCTCATCCTATGGCTTCTAAGAAGCAGAGTTCGGATCAACTTTTCAACGAATTCCCTCCTGAGTCATATATAAGATGTAAGAGTCGGCCCAAAATGCTTGTCATTTTAAACCCTCGGTCTGGGCGTGGTCGTTCAAAAAAAGTATTTCATGGCCTGGTCGAACCCATATTTAAA CTTGCGGGATTCGAGTTAGAGGTTGTTGAGACAACATCTGCTGGTCATGCTAAGAAACTCGCAGCCAGTGCTGATTTTAGTACATGCCCTGATG GTATTATATGCGTTGGTGGGGATGGAATTGTAAATGAG GTTTTGAATGGTTTACTGAGTAGAGACAATCAAAAAGAAGCCATTTCAGTTCCGATTGGAATCATACCCGCTGGCTCTGATAATTCCTTGGTCTGGACTGTTGTAGGGGTTAGAGACCCGATATCTGCAGCAATTGCTATAGTTAAG GGAGGTCTTACTGCGACTGATGTTTTTGCTGTGGAGTGGATTCACAATGGAGAAATTCATTTTGGGATGACAGTTGCATACTTTGGTTTTATCAGCGATG TGTTGGAGCTCTGTGATAAATATCAGAAACGATTTGGACCTTTACGTTATTTTGTGGCTGGTTTTCTCAAATTCTTGTGCTTGCCAAAGTACAGTTACGAGGTGGAATATCTTCCAGCACAAAGAGAATCTGGAGAGTTTAAAATTCCAGCTGATCGGGTAATTGACATGTCAGAGCTATACACCGATATTATGAGGAGATCAAGCAAGGAAGGCCTTCCTCGAGCCTCAAGCTTATCAAGTATTGATTCAATAATGACTCCAAGTCGAATGTCTGGAGGAGATTTAGATGCTACCTATAGCAGTAGTGAGCCATCGGAATATGTGCGTGCCATAGATCCAAAGTCAAAACGGCTATCAGTTGGAAGAAGCAATTTAGCGGCCGAACCGGAAGTTATCCATCCGCAAATGCCACATACAGGGACTCCAAACTGGCCCAGGACTAGGTCCAAATCAAGGACGGATAAGGGATGGGCTGGATTAACTATCGCAACTGATAACACTAGGTCTTCTTGGGGAAATACAGTAACTAATGATAGAGAGGATATCTCATCAACAATATCCGATCCCGGTCCAATTTGGGATGCAGAGCCTCGGTGGGACACTGAGCCTAATTGGGATGTAGAAAATCCAATTGAATTCCCAAGACCATCTGAAGATTTGGAAGCTATTGAAAACAAGGAAATGGTTCCAAAAGCTGAAGAGAATTGGGTGCAAACTAAGGGCCAATTTCTTGGTGTGCTGGTGTGCAATCACTCGTGTAAAACTGTTCAAAGTTTGAGTTCTCAGGTGGTGGCCCCAAAGGCAGAGCATGATGACAACACTCTGGATTTGCTATTGGTCCGTGGAACTGGACGATTGAGGCTGTTGAGATTCCTCTTGAATTTACAAAGGGGCAGGCACATTACATTACCATATGTTGAATATATCAAG